The proteins below come from a single Pelagibaculum spongiae genomic window:
- the serB gene encoding phosphoserine phosphatase SerB codes for MSEIVLVNISGIDKPGLTAQMMNILADWEVEILDIGQAVIHDTLSFGVMVHIPDPVEPVQKDLLYHLHSLNMQIRFTQISRPDYMQWAAGKGQQRQVITLLGREINAAQLAWVSRVISEQGLNIDDIRRLSGRPQLTQAGLEPIKQTVSIELNVRGLPQDVQLMQQQFLEISGETGMDIAFQHDNIYRRHRRLVCFDMDSTLIQTEVIDELAEEAGIGEQCKAITESAMRGELDFTESFAKRLSLLKGLDESVLQKVADRLPITEGAEKLLSTLNKLGYKTAILSGGFNYFGQHLQRKLGVDYVFANELEIIDGKVTGEVQGTVVDGNRKAELLEMLAGKENITLEQVIAVGDGANDLPMLSKAGLGIAFHAKPLVRESASHAISNLGLDAILYLMGLRDSDTGELG; via the coding sequence ATGAGTGAAATAGTTCTGGTCAACATTTCCGGCATCGACAAGCCGGGACTCACCGCGCAAATGATGAATATTCTTGCCGACTGGGAAGTAGAAATACTCGATATTGGTCAGGCGGTGATTCACGACACCTTGTCTTTTGGCGTGATGGTGCATATCCCTGACCCTGTAGAGCCAGTACAAAAGGATTTGCTCTATCACCTGCACTCGCTAAACATGCAAATTCGATTTACTCAAATCAGCCGACCCGATTACATGCAATGGGCTGCCGGTAAAGGCCAACAACGCCAAGTGATCACCTTGCTCGGGCGTGAAATTAATGCCGCGCAATTAGCTTGGGTGTCGCGGGTCATTTCTGAGCAAGGTTTGAATATTGATGATATTCGCCGCCTTTCTGGCCGACCACAACTCACCCAAGCTGGGCTAGAGCCGATTAAACAAACCGTTTCAATCGAACTTAACGTTCGCGGTTTGCCGCAAGATGTTCAGCTAATGCAGCAGCAGTTTTTAGAAATTTCTGGCGAAACCGGCATGGATATCGCCTTCCAGCATGACAATATTTACCGTCGCCACCGTCGCCTAGTTTGCTTTGATATGGACTCCACTTTAATTCAAACTGAAGTGATTGATGAATTAGCCGAAGAAGCCGGTATTGGTGAGCAATGTAAAGCGATTACTGAATCGGCAATGCGCGGCGAGCTGGATTTCACTGAAAGCTTTGCCAAAAGATTGTCTTTGCTAAAAGGTTTAGATGAATCGGTACTACAAAAAGTGGCCGATCGATTACCAATTACTGAAGGCGCTGAAAAGCTGTTATCAACCCTAAATAAACTTGGCTATAAAACGGCTATTTTATCCGGCGGATTTAATTATTTCGGCCAGCACTTACAGCGCAAGCTTGGCGTTGATTATGTATTTGCTAATGAGCTGGAAATTATCGATGGCAAGGTCACAGGTGAAGTTCAAGGCACTGTGGTTGATGGCAACCGCAAAGCCGAATTACTAGAAATGCTGGCTGGCAAAGAAAACATCACCCTTGAGCAAGTCATTGCAGTCGGTGATGGTGCCAATGACCTGCCAATGCTTTCTAAGGCAGGTTTGGGCATAGCCTTCCACGCCAAACCGCTAGTGCGTGAAAGCGCCAGCCATGCGATTTCCAACCTCGGATTAGATGCAATTCTTTATTTAATGGGATTGCGCGATAGTGATACTGGTGAACTGGGGTAG